One genomic region from Pseudomonas hormoni encodes:
- a CDS encoding ABC transporter substrate-binding protein produces the protein MRQLAPYALIYLLAIACAAGLATQSQAADAPLQVQIGYLGFRPDPGPLLSNVIPEPVDAGGRGAELAITDSNSTGRFLNHSYSLASVNADSPEALLEAATAQHAQGLRLFVVNAPVASLRQLSAALPDSLLFNAGSPDDSLRTTDCLPNVLHTLPSRAMLADALAQFLVVRKWQRALLIVGPTADDQAYAAALRRAAKRFGVQLVAEKAWSFDNDQRRSAQADMPLFTQTAEYDVVLVADERGDFGEYVPYQTWYPRPVAGTQGLTPVGWHKTVETYGAAQLQKRFEAMAGRWMNDRDFAAWMAVRSIASAVSKLRQTDPTAIRTLEISDQLPLDGFKGRKLSYRPWNGQLRQPIPIVQPRALVSTSPQDGFLHPFNEMDSLGYDKPEVSCRFP, from the coding sequence ATGCGCCAGCTTGCCCCTTACGCCCTGATCTATCTGCTGGCGATTGCCTGCGCCGCCGGGCTGGCGACCCAGAGTCAGGCGGCCGACGCGCCCTTGCAGGTGCAGATCGGCTACCTGGGTTTTCGCCCTGATCCGGGGCCGCTACTGTCCAACGTCATTCCCGAGCCGGTCGATGCCGGAGGGCGTGGCGCCGAACTGGCGATCACCGACAGCAACAGCACCGGGCGTTTTCTCAATCACAGTTACAGCCTGGCCAGCGTCAACGCCGACAGCCCGGAGGCCTTGCTTGAGGCGGCCACGGCTCAACACGCGCAAGGTCTGCGCCTGTTTGTGGTAAACGCGCCAGTGGCCAGCCTGCGCCAACTCAGCGCCGCCCTGCCTGACAGTTTGCTGTTCAACGCCGGCAGCCCGGATGACAGCCTGCGCACCACCGACTGCTTGCCGAACGTGCTGCACACGCTGCCGAGCCGGGCGATGCTGGCCGATGCGCTGGCGCAATTTCTGGTGGTGCGCAAATGGCAACGGGCGCTGCTGATCGTCGGCCCGACCGCTGACGATCAAGCCTATGCCGCCGCCCTGCGCCGTGCGGCGAAACGCTTCGGCGTGCAACTGGTCGCGGAAAAGGCCTGGAGTTTCGATAACGACCAGCGCCGCAGCGCCCAGGCCGACATGCCGCTGTTCACCCAGACCGCCGAGTACGACGTGGTGCTGGTGGCCGATGAACGCGGTGACTTCGGCGAATACGTGCCCTACCAGACCTGGTATCCGCGCCCGGTGGCCGGCACTCAAGGCCTGACCCCGGTCGGTTGGCACAAGACCGTGGAAACCTACGGCGCCGCACAATTGCAAAAGCGCTTCGAAGCCATGGCCGGGCGCTGGATGAACGACCGCGACTTTGCCGCGTGGATGGCTGTGCGCAGCATCGCCAGCGCAGTGAGCAAACTGCGTCAGACCGATCCGACGGCGATCCGTACGCTGGAAATCAGCGATCAATTGCCGCTGGACGGTTTCAAGGGTCGCAAGCTCAGTTATCGCCCTTGGAACGGCCAGTTGCGCCAACCGATCCCCATCGTCCAGCCGCGGGCGCTGGTCAGTACCTCGCCGCAGGACGGCTTTCTGCACCCTTTCAACGAAATGGACAGCCTCGGTTACGACAAGCCGGAGGTCAGCTGCCGCTTTCCCTGA
- a CDS encoding YVTN family beta-propeller repeat protein: protein MRRTLLSCALLLTAGQAAASTAWVSNEKDNSLSLIDMQTLQVTDTLPVGQRPRGLLLSHDSKLLYICASDSDRVQVMDVATRKIIKELPSGKDPEQFALHPNNRWLYVSNEDDALVTVIDTETSKVLSQINVGVEPEGMAVSPDGKWAVNTSETTNMLHWIDTSTQTLADSTLVDQRPRFVEFAPDGSKLWASAEIGGTVTILDVATRQVLKTLNFQIKGVHPDKVQPVGIKLSADGKYGFVALGPANHVAVIDARTFEILDYLLVGRRVWQMAFTPDQKQLLATNGVSGDVSVIDVDSLKVSKSVKVGRYPWGVVVTP from the coding sequence ATGCGCCGCACCCTGCTTTCATGCGCCCTGCTACTCACTGCCGGGCAGGCCGCGGCCAGCACCGCCTGGGTCTCGAACGAGAAAGACAACAGCCTCAGCCTGATCGACATGCAGACCTTGCAAGTCACCGACACCCTGCCCGTCGGCCAGCGCCCACGCGGTCTGCTGCTGTCCCACGACAGCAAGCTGCTGTACATCTGCGCCAGTGATTCGGACCGGGTGCAAGTGATGGATGTCGCCACGCGCAAGATCATCAAGGAACTGCCTTCGGGCAAGGACCCCGAGCAATTCGCCCTGCACCCGAACAATCGCTGGCTCTACGTTTCCAACGAGGACGATGCGCTGGTGACGGTGATCGACACTGAAACTTCCAAGGTGCTGAGCCAGATCAACGTCGGCGTCGAACCCGAAGGCATGGCGGTCAGCCCTGACGGCAAGTGGGCGGTGAACACCAGTGAAACCACCAACATGCTGCACTGGATCGACACCAGCACTCAGACCCTGGCCGACAGCACGCTGGTGGATCAGCGACCGCGTTTCGTCGAGTTCGCGCCCGATGGTTCGAAGCTCTGGGCCTCGGCGGAAATCGGCGGCACGGTGACCATTCTCGATGTCGCGACCCGCCAGGTGCTCAAGACCCTGAACTTCCAGATCAAAGGCGTACACCCGGACAAGGTTCAGCCGGTGGGCATCAAACTCAGTGCCGACGGCAAGTATGGTTTCGTCGCGCTCGGTCCGGCCAATCATGTGGCGGTGATCGATGCCAGGACCTTCGAAATCCTCGACTATCTGCTGGTCGGCCGACGCGTCTGGCAGATGGCGTTTACCCCGGATCAGAAGCAATTGCTGGCGACCAATGGTGTCAGCGGCGATGTGTCGGTGATCGATGTCGACAGCCTCAAGGTCAGCAAATCGGTGAAGGTCGGGCGCTATCCGTGGGGCGTGGTGGTGACGCCATGA
- a CDS encoding ABC transporter ATP-binding protein, with product MNALEVSDLSFAYGSREALRQVSFCLEPGRFAALLGPNGAGKSTLIALLTRLYDLQRGDIRVGGFSLRNEPRPALRQLGVVFQQSTLDLDLSVEQNLRYHAALHGMSRRQTNLRVDAELARQTLTERRRERVRELNGGHRRRVEIARALLHEPRLLLLDEASVGLDPASRLALNQHIRNLCREQYISVLWTTHLLDEVQPSDDLLILHQGHLVASGQADALSLEHGGDLGCAFARLTTSGAAR from the coding sequence ATGAACGCACTGGAAGTCAGCGACCTGAGCTTTGCCTATGGCTCGCGGGAGGCGTTGCGCCAGGTGAGTTTCTGCCTGGAGCCGGGGCGTTTCGCGGCGCTGCTGGGGCCCAACGGTGCAGGAAAATCGACCCTGATCGCGCTGCTCACCCGGCTCTACGATTTGCAGCGGGGCGACATCCGCGTCGGAGGCTTCTCGCTGCGCAATGAGCCGCGCCCGGCGCTGAGGCAATTGGGTGTGGTGTTCCAGCAAAGCACCCTGGACCTGGACCTCAGCGTTGAGCAGAACCTGCGGTATCACGCCGCGCTGCATGGGATGTCGCGGCGCCAGACCAACTTGCGGGTCGACGCCGAACTGGCCCGGCAAACGCTGACCGAACGCCGGCGCGAGCGAGTGCGCGAACTGAATGGCGGGCATCGTCGCCGGGTGGAAATCGCCCGCGCGCTGCTGCATGAGCCACGCCTGTTGCTGCTCGACGAGGCGAGCGTCGGCCTCGACCCGGCCAGTCGCCTGGCACTCAATCAACACATCCGCAATTTGTGCCGCGAGCAATACATCAGTGTGCTCTGGACCACCCATTTGCTGGATGAAGTGCAGCCCAGCGATGATTTGCTGATTCTTCACCAAGGGCATTTGGTGGCCAGCGGACAAGCCGACGCCCTGAGCCTGGAACACGGCGGCGACCTCGGTTGCGCCTTCGCTCGCCTGACGACCTCTGGAGCCGCCCGATGA
- a CDS encoding ABC transporter permease encodes MNAYWQCFSGIVLREWLRFVLQRTRFLSALVRPLLWLLVFAAGFRAALGIAIIEPYDTYIPYEVYIIPGLACMILLFNGMQGSLSMVYDREMGSMRVLLTSPLPRTFLLCSKLLATSLISLLQVYAFLAIAWVYGVQPPAMGLLIALPALLLVALMLSALGLLLSNAIRQLENFAGVMNFVIFPLFFLSSALYPLWKMRESSEWLYGLCALNPFTHAVELVRFALYERFNPLALAVCVGLTLLFALLAVLTFNPQHAALRKAN; translated from the coding sequence ATGAATGCTTACTGGCAATGTTTCAGCGGCATCGTGCTGCGCGAATGGCTGCGTTTCGTGTTGCAGCGCACGCGGTTTCTCAGTGCGCTTGTCCGGCCGTTGCTGTGGCTACTGGTGTTCGCCGCCGGTTTTCGCGCGGCCCTGGGCATTGCCATTATCGAGCCCTACGACACGTACATCCCGTATGAGGTCTACATCATCCCTGGCCTGGCCTGCATGATTCTGCTGTTCAATGGCATGCAAGGTTCATTGTCGATGGTCTACGACCGGGAGATGGGCAGCATGCGCGTGCTGCTGACCAGCCCCCTGCCCCGGACATTCCTGCTGTGCAGCAAATTGTTGGCAACGTCGTTGATTTCGCTGTTGCAGGTGTATGCCTTTCTGGCGATTGCCTGGGTGTACGGCGTGCAACCACCGGCCATGGGGCTGTTGATCGCTTTGCCGGCGTTGTTGCTGGTTGCGTTGATGCTCAGCGCGCTGGGCCTGTTGCTGTCGAATGCCATCCGTCAGTTGGAAAACTTCGCCGGGGTGATGAATTTCGTGATCTTCCCGTTGTTCTTCCTGTCCTCGGCGCTGTATCCGCTGTGGAAGATGCGTGAGTCCAGCGAGTGGTTGTACGGGTTGTGTGCGTTGAACCCGTTTACCCATGCGGTGGAGCTGGTGAGGTTCGCGTTGTATGAACGCTTCAATCCGTTGGCGCTGGCGGTGTGTGTGGGGCTGACATTGTTGTTTGCCCTGCTCGCCGTGCTCACCTTCAACCCGCAGCATGCCGCCTTGCGCAAAGCCAACTGA
- a CDS encoding PQQ-dependent catabolism-associated CXXCW motif protein, whose translation MPRARRRLLRPSLAALSLSLLLGAAQAETPLFSAEGYRIGLYRSPTPNQLQGASIIDTPALQTLLTQTPRPVLIDVYRRQWLQGRFIEDQPHENLPGSHWLANTGDGDLTPDWQGYFARNLNTLTAGDLAQPLVFYCRSDCWLSWNAVKRAAAMGYKTLYWYRDGLDAWQAANLPVAPARPEPFP comes from the coding sequence ATGCCGCGTGCCCGACGTCGTCTGCTACGCCCTTCTCTCGCTGCGCTGTCGCTGAGTTTGTTGCTGGGCGCCGCGCAGGCCGAGACACCGCTGTTCTCCGCCGAAGGCTATCGCATCGGCCTCTACCGCAGCCCGACCCCGAATCAACTGCAAGGCGCATCCATCATCGATACGCCGGCCCTGCAAACCCTGCTCACCCAGACACCACGCCCGGTGCTGATCGACGTCTATCGCCGTCAATGGCTGCAAGGGCGCTTCATCGAAGACCAGCCCCATGAGAACCTGCCCGGCAGTCATTGGCTGGCCAATACCGGCGATGGCGACCTGACGCCCGACTGGCAGGGCTATTTTGCGCGTAACCTGAACACATTGACCGCGGGCGATCTTGCGCAACCGCTGGTCTTCTACTGCCGCTCCGATTGCTGGTTGAGCTGGAACGCGGTCAAGCGCGCCGCCGCCATGGGTTATAAGACTCTGTATTGGTATCGCGATGGCCTGGATGCCTGGCAAGCGGCGAACCTGCCCGTGGCGCCCGCCCGGCCCGAACCCTTTCCCTGA
- a CDS encoding response regulator transcription factor, with product MYKILIADDHPLFREAIHNVISDGFPGTEVMETADLDSALALTQEHDDLDLILLDLNMPGMHGLNGLINLRNEAPTIPVVIVSAEQDKQIVLQAITYGAVGFITKSSPRVQMTEAIQQILNGNVYLPPDIIRTQKSGTHRRMNDNPSFPQELLQALTRKQLLVLERMTKGESNKQIAYTLEIAETTVKAHVSAILRKLNVHNRVQAILSAGDIDFGSYLRR from the coding sequence ATGTACAAAATTCTGATTGCCGACGATCACCCGCTGTTTCGCGAAGCCATTCATAACGTCATCAGCGATGGTTTCCCGGGCACCGAAGTCATGGAAACCGCCGACCTCGACAGTGCCCTGGCGCTGACTCAGGAACATGACGACCTGGACCTGATCCTGCTCGACCTGAACATGCCGGGGATGCACGGCCTCAATGGCCTTATCAACCTGCGCAACGAGGCGCCGACCATCCCGGTGGTGATCGTCTCCGCCGAGCAGGACAAGCAGATCGTGCTGCAAGCCATCACCTATGGTGCGGTGGGTTTCATCACCAAATCCTCGCCGCGGGTGCAAATGACCGAGGCGATCCAGCAGATTCTCAACGGCAACGTCTACCTGCCGCCGGACATCATCCGCACGCAAAAAAGCGGCACCCACCGCCGGATGAACGATAACCCGAGCTTCCCGCAGGAGCTGCTCCAGGCCCTGACCCGCAAGCAGTTGCTGGTGCTGGAACGCATGACCAAGGGCGAGTCGAACAAACAGATCGCCTACACCCTGGAAATCGCCGAAACCACGGTCAAGGCCCACGTCTCGGCGATCCTGCGCAAACTCAACGTGCACAACCGGGTGCAGGCGATCCTGAGTGCCGGGGATATTGATTTCGGCTCTTATCTGCGGCGTTGA
- the nahK gene encoding hybrid sensor histidine kinase/response regulator NahK/ErcS', with protein MPEAGPLDIVELQAQVASLRHENQKLQRINGALIERIESGITRGNDPYAAFQHSVVLAEQVRERTDALNQAMAELKSGNHLLSEARLRAETAHQHLIDAIESISDAFVLFDADQRIVLFNSRFKAFWGNSRVRINAGMRLAEVKRLMIVTGLFTEEPRGQADENLLFRLQNGRWLQVSERPTQEGGRVILFTDITDVKLSETVRREQAVAQKSHLLQRAVDNLSQGVAMVNAEGILELWNRRFLELSGLAPVAAHRPFAEVIADSELNLLTPASRDGNGRPVQECEQRLYDGRVLEIRTHPLPTGGFVNTFTDITERYQHAEALSESERWIRLITDHVPALIAYLNADLVYEFTNKVYEEWYCWPRGVMLGQSLREVHSEQHYQRLEAYVARALAGESVTFEFAETNINNQERYMLRSYVPNRLVTGEVVGIFVLIRDITERRRTAEALHQAYQNLELRVRERTAELTTLNEQLLREIDERRRVESRLREAKLDAEQANLSKTKFLAAVSHDLLQPLNAARLFTSALLERREPVANEILVRNVSNSLEDVENLLGTLVDISKLDAGVIKADIAPFALSELLENLAAEYTQVARSEGLELHFIPCSALVRSDIQLLARILRNLLSNAIRYTYSGRVVLGCRRHHQRLSIEVWDSGMGIAHNRLEEIFQEFKRGDVQRPDQDRGLGLGLAIVEKIAGILGHRIHVRSWPGKGSMFSVEVPLSATAPKALPSLLMSEPMLERLRGARVWVLDNDAAICAGMRTLLEGWGCLVVTALSEQDLARQVDNYHAEADLLIADYHLDDEQNGVDAVARINARRGSAIPAMMITANYSNELKLQIRELGHTLMHKPVRPMKLKTAMSHLLGLSR; from the coding sequence TTGCCCGAGGCCGGTCCCCTGGACATCGTTGAGCTTCAGGCGCAAGTCGCCAGCCTGCGACACGAAAACCAGAAACTGCAGCGCATCAATGGCGCGCTGATCGAACGGATCGAATCCGGTATCACCCGCGGCAACGACCCGTACGCGGCGTTCCAGCATTCGGTGGTGCTGGCCGAACAGGTCCGTGAGCGCACCGATGCCTTGAACCAGGCCATGGCCGAACTCAAGTCGGGCAATCATTTGCTCAGCGAAGCGCGCTTGCGTGCAGAAACCGCGCATCAACACCTGATCGACGCCATCGAGAGCATCTCCGACGCTTTTGTACTGTTCGATGCCGACCAGCGAATCGTGCTGTTCAACAGCCGCTTCAAGGCGTTCTGGGGCAACAGTCGGGTGCGGATCAACGCCGGCATGCGCCTGGCGGAAGTCAAGCGACTGATGATCGTCACCGGGCTGTTTACCGAGGAACCGCGCGGGCAGGCCGACGAAAACCTGTTGTTTCGCCTGCAGAACGGTCGCTGGCTGCAAGTCAGCGAACGGCCGACCCAAGAGGGCGGGCGGGTGATCCTGTTCACCGACATTACCGACGTCAAACTCAGCGAAACGGTGCGCCGCGAGCAGGCGGTGGCGCAGAAATCCCATTTGCTGCAACGGGCGGTCGACAACCTGTCCCAAGGCGTGGCGATGGTCAACGCCGAGGGCATACTCGAATTGTGGAACCGGCGTTTTCTCGAGCTCAGCGGCCTTGCGCCCGTGGCGGCGCACCGGCCGTTCGCCGAAGTGATCGCCGACAGCGAGCTGAACCTGCTGACCCCCGCCAGCCGCGACGGCAACGGGCGCCCGGTGCAGGAATGCGAGCAGCGTCTTTACGATGGCCGAGTCCTGGAAATTCGCACGCACCCGTTGCCCACCGGCGGCTTCGTCAACACCTTCACCGACATCACCGAACGCTACCAGCACGCCGAAGCGCTGAGCGAAAGCGAGCGCTGGATTCGCCTGATCACCGACCACGTACCGGCGCTGATCGCCTACCTCAATGCCGACCTGGTCTACGAATTCACCAACAAGGTTTATGAAGAATGGTACTGCTGGCCTCGCGGCGTCATGCTCGGGCAAAGCCTGCGCGAGGTGCACAGTGAGCAACATTATCAGCGGCTGGAAGCCTACGTGGCCCGGGCATTGGCCGGCGAAAGCGTGACGTTCGAGTTTGCCGAAACCAACATCAATAATCAGGAGCGCTACATGCTGCGCTCCTATGTGCCGAATCGGCTGGTCACCGGGGAGGTGGTGGGGATTTTCGTGTTGATCCGCGACATCACCGAGCGCCGCCGCACCGCCGAGGCGCTGCACCAGGCGTATCAAAACCTTGAACTGCGGGTACGTGAGCGTACGGCGGAGCTGACCACCCTCAATGAGCAGCTGCTGCGCGAGATTGACGAACGCCGGCGCGTGGAATCACGCCTGCGCGAAGCCAAGCTCGACGCCGAACAGGCCAACCTGTCGAAGACCAAATTTCTCGCCGCCGTCAGCCATGACTTGTTGCAGCCACTGAATGCCGCGCGACTGTTTACCAGCGCCTTGCTCGAACGCCGGGAGCCGGTGGCCAACGAGATTCTGGTGCGTAACGTCAGCAATTCCCTGGAAGACGTGGAAAACCTGCTGGGCACCCTGGTGGATATTTCCAAACTCGATGCCGGGGTGATCAAGGCCGACATTGCGCCGTTCGCCTTGAGCGAATTGCTGGAAAACCTCGCCGCGGAGTACACCCAGGTGGCCCGCAGTGAGGGGCTTGAGCTGCATTTCATCCCGTGTTCGGCGCTGGTGCGCAGCGACATTCAATTACTCGCGCGGATCCTGCGGAACCTGTTGAGCAACGCTATTCGCTACACCTACAGCGGCCGGGTGGTGCTCGGTTGCCGGCGTCATCATCAACGCCTGTCGATCGAGGTCTGGGACAGCGGCATGGGCATTGCGCACAACCGTCTGGAAGAGATTTTCCAGGAGTTCAAGCGCGGTGATGTGCAGCGTCCGGATCAGGATCGCGGGTTGGGTCTGGGGCTGGCGATTGTCGAGAAAATTGCCGGGATTCTCGGGCACCGCATTCACGTGCGATCGTGGCCGGGCAAGGGCTCGATGTTTTCCGTCGAAGTACCGCTGAGCGCTACGGCACCCAAGGCACTGCCGAGCCTGCTGATGAGTGAGCCGATGCTCGAGCGTCTGCGCGGTGCGCGAGTTTGGGTGCTGGATAACGATGCGGCGATTTGTGCCGGCATGCGTACGTTGCTGGAAGGTTGGGGGTGTCTGGTGGTGACGGCGTTGTCGGAGCAGGACCTGGCGCGGCAAGTGGACAACTATCACGCCGAAGCGGATTTGCTGATCGCCGACTATCACCTGGATGACGAGCAGAACGGTGTGGATGCGGTGGCCCGGATCAACGCCCGGCGCGGCTCAGCCATTCCGGCGATGATGATCACCGCCAACTACAGCAATGAGCTCAAATTGCAGATTCGTGAGTTGGGGCACACCTTGATGCACAAACCGGTGCGGCCGATGAAGCTCAAGACGGCGATGAGTCACCTGCTCGGCCTATCCCGTTAA